One Spinacia oleracea cultivar Varoflay chromosome 4, BTI_SOV_V1, whole genome shotgun sequence DNA segment encodes these proteins:
- the LOC110782728 gene encoding uncharacterized protein — MTPETETKAVHPQKEKLQNMHQSSPFYQFLKKLIQFSISFSVFSILFMHPSCTPLFYSLISHLSTFSSQLLSLATDKNYIFLLCNGILVFIAKYSCHTVDTCPPPLSETSPNNDLYYKAYRQSMQSSTEKSLLMEDVATNEDENENGSEGNDVISEEDEEEKHVVYQITDGTEDDNEEDVISDCDNNEYMKENPYRYDNNEYMKESSYSWSFEEQEKEDNYEKEEDEAEQEEEEAIAEMSTEELNRKFDDFIRKMKEELRIEAQQQLIVV; from the coding sequence ATGACACCAGAAACAGAGACAAAAGCAGTGCATCCACAAAAAGAAAAGCTTCAAAACATGCACCAATCTTCCCCATTTTACCAGTTTCTTAAGAAGCTCATCCAATTTTCTATTTCCTTCTCTGTTTTTTCAATCTTATTTATGCACCCATCTTGTACCCCCTTATTCTATTCTCTCATCTCCCACTTATCTACATTTTCATCCCAGCTATTATCCCTTGCGACTGACAAGAACTACATATTCCTGCTATGCAACGGAATCCTAGTTTTCATCGCAAAGTACTCATGTCACACAGTTGATACTTGTCCACCACCCCTGTCCGAGACAAGTCCTAATAATGACTTATATTACAAGGCATACAGGCAGAGTATGCAATCGTCGACAGAGAAATCACTCTTGATGGAGGATGTTGCCACCAATGAAGATGAGAATGAAAACGGATCAGAAGGAAATGATGTCATTTCAgaggaagatgaagaggaaaaACATGTTGTGTACCAGATCACAGATGGAACGGAAGACGACAATGAAGAAGATGTGATCAGTGATTGTGATAACAATGAGTACATGAAAGAAAATCCTTACAGGTACGATAATAATGAGTACATGAAAGAAAGTTCATACAGTTGGTCTTTTGAGGAACAAGAAAAGGAGGACAATTATgaaaaagaagaagatgaagcagaacaagaagaagaagaagcaaTTGCCGAGATGAGTACAGAGGAATTAAACAGAAAATTTGATGACTTCATTAGAAAGATGAAGGAAGAGCTCAGAATAGAAGCCCAACAACAACTTATAGTGGTTTAA
- the LOC110782576 gene encoding uncharacterized protein, whose product MAALKWHFNTAFTHSLVHTPDQKQESQTVQKVNLQAKENDVSTFQMPLHYPRYKKADYEKMEEWKVDMLLNQYGLDHHVKGTLVDTKRKFAMGAFLWPDQL is encoded by the coding sequence ATGGCGGCCTTGAAGTGGCACTTCAATACTGCCTTCACTCACTCACTCGTACACACACCTGATCAGAAACAAGAAAGCCAAACTGTCCAGAAAGTGAATTTACAAGCCAAAGAGAATGATGTAAGCACATTCCAGATGCCTCTCCATTATCCGCGATACAAGAAGGCGGACTATGAGAAAATGGAGGAATGGAAGGTGGATATGCTGCTGAATCAGTATGGTCTTGATCATCATGTCAAGGGAACCCTAGTTGACACAAAGAGGAAGTTTGCTATGGGAGCATTCCTATGGCCTGACCAACTCTGA